The genomic region AAGGAGATAATAAACTTAGGATTATAAATGTAAATATTGATCCGCAATACGACTCAGCCGTTCTTATAAGGATGTGAAATTAATAATATTTAATTGATAGTACTTTTTATAGTTTATACACAATTATATTTATTATAATAATATCTTTTTAAATGAAAATACGCTAACCCACTTTATGAATGATAAAGTATTGTTCGTATTCATGACCGGAAGAGAAAATTTTGCTAAATTATTAGCAAACATTGGCATGGCAACTAAAATGAAAACTGCGGATCCGCAACTTACCGTAGAGCTTATCTTTCTTACGCCTGCAGTAGAAACTTTAAACAAGAGGCAAGTAATGTTTAAGCCAGTGTTAGAAGCAATAAAAGAAGCAAAGAAAGCTGGCATTAAAATAGTGGCATGTGAAGTAGCTATGGCCAATGTAGGTTTGCAAAAAGAAGATATTGAAGACGGATTAGTAGATGAATTTGCGCCAGTAGGAGGCCTTTATGTTTTACAAAAAATAAAAGAAGGCTATGAAGTTCTAACAATATGAGGCCATTGATAAGTACTAATAGGCTAAGGTTAATTTTATCATAATTTTCTATTATTTATTATTATTATGTTAAATATCTTTTTATTAGACTTCAAATCTAATACATTAATATGTGATATTTAACTCTAAACTGAGAATAAAGTTAGAACACAAGTATTACACTTGATAGAATTTGGTTATTCTCAGTTCTTATAGATAGTAATATATATTATCTTAGAAATTAAAAGCCTTAGTATATATTTACATTTTCTTAAATAAAATTTCATTAAATTTCTGATATTCTCTTGCTTTCCTAAGTTTAGGTTTAATTGATCTAAATATAAAACATTCTCGTACATTAATTTGCAATCACATTCTAAAAAGTTAGCTTTTTAAGGTTCTAAATATAAAACCTCAAATATGGAGTACTTAGTAGGCAATAGAATAACAGAGCTCAGAGAAAAGAAAGGATTAAGTATATCTCAACTTGCTAAACTATCTGGAATTTCAAAGTCCACATTATGGGAGATAGAGAATAATAAGATAAGCCCAACAATTTCTACACTTTGGAGTATAGCAAATGCCTTAGGAGTTCCATTTAGCGAGCTCATAACATACGATATTATAATAAAAGATGAAGGATCTGAGGTTCGTTTAATAGAACGAGAAGGTAATAGGGAAGTTTATATAATGAAATTAATCTCTAGAACTGTTAAACGTTCTGAAGCGCACAAGACAGCCCCGGTTGAAATAGTCCATGTAATTAAGGGTGCCATGATAGTTGGACCAGTTGAAAGTCCAAGGTTTGTCTGGGAAGGAAGAGTTACTAAGTTCTACGGCGGAATAGATCACGTTTATATAGCCTTAGGTGGTGATGCTGAAGCAATAGTTACAATGATATATTACCAACAAAATGCTAATAATTTTAATAGAAAAATTTATATTAATAATAAAGATATAAAAATAGAAAAATATAGAGATCTAATTGAAGATTATGAAAGAATAGGAAATGAAACATTAGCTAATGCCATTTCGGCAATAAGCAATTATAGCATACTCGACGATACTCGATTAGTATTTGATATACTTTCTGCCGAATTTAAAACGTTACGTGGTAACTTAACATTACCTAAAGCTGTTTTTGAATCAATGAATAAAGTAAGTAATTCCGAAATAACTAAAACTACAGATTTTGAACATAATATAGACGTTTTAAGATACTACATTTATGAACCTCTTCATCCAAGCTATGCCGAACAAGCAGTATACGTTGCCTACGAATTAGAGAAAAGAAAAATTAGAAATATTGTTAGTATAGGCTGTGGTCCTGCGTATCATGAGAGAATATTAAAGGAAATTATACTCGATTTAAATATAACTTGTATCGAAAATTCTCGATTTTTCAAGGAATTGTCGCCATTTAATGTAATTGAGTCAGTACCCAATGATTCTGAGGCTGTTGTATCTTTTGAACCTTCTCACCATATAGACAATTTTCTTGAAATAGCTGCAGAAAAACTTAGAAAGAAAGGAATTCTAATAGTATCAGATGAGTTCATAAAAGATTATTCAACAGAAAAAGAAAGGAAAATAAATGTAATAAGACATCATTTAGGGTATTTATTGGACATAAAATTACCTAAGTTTAGGGATAGCCTCCTCTCATCTTATCATACAGCTAAAAATCTTGACCTCTCGCTAAGTATACTATCTAAAACATATTTGGAAATCATGAATGAAATTAAAGATGAGGTAACTACTAAAGATATTGAAAAAGCCTTTCTTAACTTTTATTATTTAGAATTAACATCCCTAATGCTTGGAATTGCTTATATAGAAGAGAGAAAGACCTCAGTAAAGAAGTTTGTTTCAAAGGCTTCAACACTGGGTTTAAAACTAGTTTCTCATTACAAGGTTTACTCTACCGGAGAAGGAAAGATGGGAAGTGGAACTCACGTTCTAGTTTTCGTTAAGGTGTAAAAAATGAAAGGAAAAAATTTTGGAGTTTTAGAGATGATAATAACTACCGCTATATGGGGAAGTATTCCAATTCTTGCCATATTTTCTGATTTACCATCGCTAGTCTTTGTATTCTTTAGAGTGTTTATTACAAGCATATTTCTTTTACTAGTAATTAGAAAAAGGGTAAACTTACGTAATCTTATTAATAAATATGTTATCTTATCTGGAATATTTTTAGCACTGAATTGGATTTTGTTATTCTATGCAGTGACAATTATTCAAGTATCAGAGGCCATTTTGCTTTATTACTCTGGTCCAATATTTGCAATCCTTATCATGCATTTTCTAGGAGAAAGAATAGGCATAAATAGATCTATCTCTATAATAATTGCCTTTACTGGAATTTTTATAATAATTAATCCAACGACACTTAACATTAGTATTGGTACCTTAATTGCATTAGCTAGTGGAATTTTTTATGGACTCTTAGCCGTTGCTAGCAAAATGGCTACTGGAATAGTAAATTCTAAAGAGCTAGTGTTTTATCAGACGATAATATCTACAATCATCACTTCACCTTTCCTTTTAATACTAAGATTCAATTTAACATTAAATAATATAGTAATAGTTACCATAGCGGCGTTAGTAAATACTTTATTAGCTTTGTTCCTATGGTATGATGCACTTACTAAAATAAGTGTTCAATTATCGTCAATTCTAAGCTATCTAGATCCAGTATTTGCGATGTTATTTGCGTTCCTATTTTTACATCAAATACCGACTTTAATATCATTAATAGGTGGAATATTAATAATAATTAGCGGAATATTTTCAGTTATAATAGAATCTAGAAACATAAAAAGGTAATTCTTAGTAACCTCACCTAAATCAGCGCTGCATATTTAACGTCTATTGTTATATGAGTTAAATTTACAAATGCAATAAATGAATGAAAGATATTATAACCTCAAAGTGGGCCCGCTGGGATTTGAACCCAGGATTACTGCCGCGTCAGGGCAGCGTCCTATCCAGGCTAGACGACGGGCCCTTTACAAGATATTAAAGGCTATTTTGGTTTAAAAAATTAAATCCGTCTTGTAACATCTTATACGACTCTTAAGCTATCGAGTATTGCAGGAGTGTAGATGTTTGCTCCTTTAATTCCAAGTCTTTCCTTCTCTTTAGGATTATCTATAAGTCTCTTAAAGGCCATCATTGAATTATATTCTCCATGATCTAGAATAATATTTTTAGGCTTAGGAGTTAAGTCGTGTAAGAACTTTAGTAGTTGTCTCCTATCTGAGTGCCCTGAGAAACCATCAACTACTTTTACCTCCATATTAATTTGTATGTTTTCTACTCTTCCATCTCTTCCGATTATTTGTACTTCTTTTGCTCCATCCCTTACTTTTCTACCCAAAGTTCCTTCCGCCTGATAGCTTACAAATACTATGGAATTCTTTGGATCTGGAGCCATAGCTTTAAAGAACTCCACTGCAGGTCCGCCGTTAAGCATACCAGATGTTGCTAAAATAATGGAAGGTTCTCCTTGTGCAATATCTTCCCTATATCCTTCTATCCTCTTAAATTGATCCGAAACGAACGGATTCTCATCTCTATAAAGTATTGCGTCTCTAACTTCTCTACTTAACCACTCTGGATAAGCAGTGTGTATTGCAGTAACCTCATCGAATAATCCAGTCACATATACTGGAACTTCTGGTATTAATTTGTTCTTTAATGCGTTATTTATTACTAGCATCATTTCTTGACCTCTTCCTACTGCTAAGACTGGAATAAGGACTTTGCCTCCTCTGTTTATTGTATTATTTATAATATCTATCAGTTGTTTTTCAGATTCCTCCCTACTAGTTTGCTCTTGAGCACCGTAAGTTGTCTCCATAATCAGTGTATCAACCTTAGGGAATTCGCTAGTAGCCCTATCTAATAGCCTAGTTTTTGCATACTTGAAGTCTCCAGTGTATACAATGTTATGAGTTCCTTCGCCTATATGCAAATGAACCATCGCTGAGCCTAAAATGTGCCCAGCATTATAGAATGTTAACCTTATATCTGGTGCAATGTCAGTAACTTCCTCGTAATCTAATGTTATTGTATGAAGAAGCTCTTTCCTCACTTCTTTTGCACTGTAAGGTAAAGGTCTTCCGTCTTTCTCTGCAACGTCCAATAAGTCTAATTGCATTAAAGCCATAACATCCCTAGTTGGCGGAGTTGTATAAACCGGACCTTCATACCCGTACTTAAATAGATAGGGAACCATACCGCAGTGATCTAAATGTGCATGAGTTATTACTACAGCGTCTAAGTCTTCTAATCTAAGCTGGTCTATATCTAATTTAGGAAACATCCTTTCTCCGAAATTGACGCTTGGATTTACTCCAGTATCAAGTAAAACTCTACTCTCTGGAGTCTCTACTAATATTGCTGATCTGCCTATTTCTTGAAAAGCGCCTAATGCTGTAATTCTAACATATCTATCCTTAAATAATACTTCTCTATGTATTCTATCTCCAAAAGTCTTCAAGATTTTCGCTCTATATTCCGTTTCATTATATATGTGAGTTATGACATTTTCTATAGTCTTAGATTTTATTGGTGGTTCTCTAATTATTTCTGGTTTCCAGAAAGTTTCAAGGAATATTCTTTGCTGTATTAAACCTCCTTTTCCTATTACTAATCCAGGTTTCTTAGCTTTTATTAATACTTCTCCTAAGTCTTCGTCGAACTTTATGTCAGTTATTTCTGCTTCTTTCGGTACAATGTTCTTTATTATTTCTATTGCCTCCTTTTCATCTTTTCTCACGCTTTTATCGGCCTTTACAACAATTCTTTTCTTTATTTCTTTGGCTATTTTCTTTATAATATCACCACCATTAGTTAGAAAATTTGGATTTTTTACATATACGGCTATTTCTGGTCCTTCAAACTCTATTCTAGTTATTCCTGCATCTTTTGGAATTCCATTATATATTGCACCTAAAATTTCAAGTCTACTTGTCACTTAACTCACCAAGAAGGAGACTAACAACTAACATACTCACTTTTTAATATTTAAAACTTTACATTACCATATGGAAATGCGAGAGCATATAATCAGCTTACCAGAAAGAATTTTTATCGGTAATGGGATAATATCTCGGATTGACGAATACTTCTCTGAGTTAGGACTTACTGGTCCTTTCCTCATAGTTACAGGCAGTAACGTAAGAAGGCTAATAGTTAGTAAAATACTAGATAAAATACCTGCTGATGTAATAGAAGTTCAAGAAGCAAACCTTGATGAAGTTAGAAAAGTTGAGGAATTTGCTAAAAAACATGAGAGTAACGTAATATTGGGAGTTGGCGGAGGAAAAGCAATAGATGTAGCGAAATTCTCAGCATTCGAATTAAATAAAAGGTTTGTGAGTATACCAACTGCTCCTTCCCATGACGGCATCACATCGCCTTTTGCTGCAATAAAAGGTCTAGGAAAACCTATATCGATGAAAGCTAAAGAACCTACAGCAATAATAGCGGATATTGACGTGCTAAGCTCTGCACCTAGGAGGCTAATTAACGCTGGCATAGGAGATACTGTCGGAAAAATAGTTGCAGTAAGGGATTGGAGACTGGCCGCTAAATTAAGAGGGGAATATTATGGCGATTATACTGCCTCTTTAGCTTTACTCTCGGCTAGGCACGCGTTAAACTGTACTAAGATTATAAATAAAGACCTTAAATATGGT from Acidianus ambivalens harbors:
- a CDS encoding DsrE family protein — its product is MNDKVLFVFMTGRENFAKLLANIGMATKMKTADPQLTVELIFLTPAVETLNKRQVMFKPVLEAIKEAKKAGIKIVACEVAMANVGLQKEDIEDGLVDEFAPVGGLYVLQKIKEGYEVLTI
- a CDS encoding beta-CASP ribonuclease aCPSF1, giving the protein MTSRLEILGAIYNGIPKDAGITRIEFEGPEIAVYVKNPNFLTNGGDIIKKIAKEIKKRIVVKADKSVRKDEKEAIEIIKNIVPKEAEITDIKFDEDLGEVLIKAKKPGLVIGKGGLIQQRIFLETFWKPEIIREPPIKSKTIENVITHIYNETEYRAKILKTFGDRIHREVLFKDRYVRITALGAFQEIGRSAILVETPESRVLLDTGVNPSVNFGERMFPKLDIDQLRLEDLDAVVITHAHLDHCGMVPYLFKYGYEGPVYTTPPTRDVMALMQLDLLDVAEKDGRPLPYSAKEVRKELLHTITLDYEEVTDIAPDIRLTFYNAGHILGSAMVHLHIGEGTHNIVYTGDFKYAKTRLLDRATSEFPKVDTLIMETTYGAQEQTSREESEKQLIDIINNTINRGGKVLIPVLAVGRGQEMMLVINNALKNKLIPEVPVYVTGLFDEVTAIHTAYPEWLSREVRDAILYRDENPFVSDQFKRIEGYREDIAQGEPSIILATSGMLNGGPAVEFFKAMAPDPKNSIVFVSYQAEGTLGRKVRDGAKEVQIIGRDGRVENIQINMEVKVVDGFSGHSDRRQLLKFLHDLTPKPKNIILDHGEYNSMMAFKRLIDNPKEKERLGIKGANIYTPAILDSLRVV
- a CDS encoding NAD(P)-dependent glycerol-1-phosphate dehydrogenase, with amino-acid sequence MEMREHIISLPERIFIGNGIISRIDEYFSELGLTGPFLIVTGSNVRRLIVSKILDKIPADVIEVQEANLDEVRKVEEFAKKHESNVILGVGGGKAIDVAKFSAFELNKRFVSIPTAPSHDGITSPFAAIKGLGKPISMKAKEPTAIIADIDVLSSAPRRLINAGIGDTVGKIVAVRDWRLAAKLRGEYYGDYTASLALLSARHALNCTKIINKDLKYGVRLLVEALISSGVAMGMAGSTRPASGSEHLFAHAVEMLYPEGPLHGELVGVGTIMMAYIHGIKWKEIRKALIRIGAPVTAKQLGVPNEIIIKALTIAHTIRPERYTILGDRGLTWASAEKVARNTGVIT
- a CDS encoding helix-turn-helix domain-containing protein; the encoded protein is MEYLVGNRITELREKKGLSISQLAKLSGISKSTLWEIENNKISPTISTLWSIANALGVPFSELITYDIIIKDEGSEVRLIEREGNREVYIMKLISRTVKRSEAHKTAPVEIVHVIKGAMIVGPVESPRFVWEGRVTKFYGGIDHVYIALGGDAEAIVTMIYYQQNANNFNRKIYINNKDIKIEKYRDLIEDYERIGNETLANAISAISNYSILDDTRLVFDILSAEFKTLRGNLTLPKAVFESMNKVSNSEITKTTDFEHNIDVLRYYIYEPLHPSYAEQAVYVAYELEKRKIRNIVSIGCGPAYHERILKEIILDLNITCIENSRFFKELSPFNVIESVPNDSEAVVSFEPSHHIDNFLEIAAEKLRKKGILIVSDEFIKDYSTEKERKINVIRHHLGYLLDIKLPKFRDSLLSSYHTAKNLDLSLSILSKTYLEIMNEIKDEVTTKDIEKAFLNFYYLELTSLMLGIAYIEERKTSVKKFVSKASTLGLKLVSHYKVYSTGEGKMGSGTHVLVFVKV
- a CDS encoding DMT family transporter, translating into MKGKNFGVLEMIITTAIWGSIPILAIFSDLPSLVFVFFRVFITSIFLLLVIRKRVNLRNLINKYVILSGIFLALNWILLFYAVTIIQVSEAILLYYSGPIFAILIMHFLGERIGINRSISIIIAFTGIFIIINPTTLNISIGTLIALASGIFYGLLAVASKMATGIVNSKELVFYQTIISTIITSPFLLILRFNLTLNNIVIVTIAALVNTLLALFLWYDALTKISVQLSSILSYLDPVFAMLFAFLFLHQIPTLISLIGGILIIISGIFSVIIESRNIKR